Proteins from a single region of Thermomicrobiales bacterium:
- a CDS encoding LuxR C-terminal-related transcriptional regulator, with amino-acid sequence MIKASPRIPQSKLLRPTPGIWELDRPRLIERLNEGRTAPLSIICGMAGSGKTTLARQWATQLKQPVAWITLDESDNELGRFVLLLVEAVRTVSPEFGSATLGDLGYGAQLTAGDLALSFCDEIAAMDEPVTVVIDELQVLNSTAIFDFLIWVFRLPLPNLHLCLVGRTDPPLPLAKYRAHYHLTEIRIAHLLTTFDETNEFLVEIAHAALSPEAVRRLHAETEGWIAGLHLTALALRDEREDPDASVLYQRANIDSMEFLVNEVIERVPPSLQRRMLLLAIPERINAELSGHLLHTSPDAASFDVEALLADLEANGYFLVSLGEDRTWYRFHPLFRAALIDTTTRRFGPDTISDGHRLAAEWFAANNFVDQAIQHLLAIGDFDRAADLVEEHAQHALATDNWLMLEWWLNELPTSVRSSRLELVLAQAWIHQLRGTHSEIPPLVLSATRLAASNHALSEADRSAIDLEIELLGAINPPPGVDSSYLQSIGQRAWKSMVDRNRMGAVYAFYYVLLGAVDENRFDDASLEFETISNGISGHDSFFSKRADIWALTFAAVLRLWHGELDDAWSHGQRLLATSTDLGLSRSTAEAHTLLGSVSLQRNELEEAAQHFGVTVDEPATGILYKREALYDLARIATMLGDDAEADRIVSRLFDLHYSVKWMFGIPAVRALQAEVALLRGDRKTAIAWAESAAVDAEQDGLASVVVPALIKARILVSEPMRSTGNLREADELLAVLARRLATQHVHRLWIAVRTLQAVVLDLTGANLKALRLLDDTIAAAKGHIRPFLDQSPHVSALLEQLVQRDGRSGMRAVLLDASRADANRRSITRPPDLPAPASIRPYEGVEELSAREQEVLEFLAARYSNKEIAHELGISPLTVKRHTINLYAKLGVSGRREAVRAYYRSS; translated from the coding sequence ATGATCAAGGCAAGCCCGCGCATCCCGCAGTCAAAGCTCTTGCGCCCGACTCCCGGCATCTGGGAGCTCGACCGGCCGCGCCTGATCGAACGCCTCAACGAGGGACGCACCGCCCCGCTCTCGATCATCTGTGGAATGGCTGGCAGCGGCAAGACGACGCTTGCTCGCCAGTGGGCTACTCAGCTCAAGCAACCGGTTGCCTGGATTACGCTCGACGAAAGCGACAACGAGCTGGGCCGTTTCGTCCTGCTCTTGGTCGAGGCGGTGCGGACCGTCTCACCGGAGTTTGGTTCGGCAACTCTCGGCGATCTTGGCTACGGCGCGCAACTGACCGCTGGCGATCTCGCTCTGAGTTTCTGCGACGAGATTGCCGCGATGGACGAACCGGTGACCGTGGTCATCGATGAGCTCCAGGTGCTGAACTCGACGGCGATTTTCGATTTCTTGATATGGGTGTTTCGCCTGCCGTTGCCGAACCTGCATCTTTGCCTGGTTGGCCGCACCGATCCCCCACTACCGCTCGCAAAATATCGGGCCCACTATCACCTGACCGAAATCCGGATTGCCCATCTCCTGACGACGTTCGATGAAACCAACGAATTCCTGGTGGAGATTGCGCACGCCGCGCTTTCTCCTGAGGCAGTGCGCCGGCTGCATGCCGAAACCGAGGGTTGGATCGCCGGTCTGCACCTCACCGCGCTCGCGCTCCGCGACGAGCGGGAGGATCCAGACGCGAGCGTCCTCTACCAGCGCGCCAACATCGATTCCATGGAGTTTCTGGTCAACGAGGTCATCGAGCGCGTACCACCTTCGTTGCAGCGCCGCATGCTGCTCTTGGCGATCCCTGAGCGCATCAATGCGGAGCTGAGCGGGCATCTGTTGCACACGTCACCGGATGCCGCCAGCTTCGATGTCGAAGCGCTCTTAGCTGATCTCGAAGCCAACGGATACTTTCTGGTTTCGCTGGGCGAGGATCGCACCTGGTATCGCTTCCATCCGCTCTTTCGGGCTGCCCTGATCGACACAACCACTCGCCGATTCGGTCCCGACACGATCAGCGATGGCCACCGGTTGGCGGCCGAGTGGTTTGCAGCCAATAACTTCGTCGATCAAGCGATCCAGCATCTCCTCGCAATTGGCGACTTCGATCGAGCCGCCGATCTTGTCGAGGAACATGCGCAGCACGCGCTTGCCACAGACAATTGGCTGATGCTCGAATGGTGGCTGAACGAACTGCCGACATCGGTTCGCAGTTCACGGCTCGAACTCGTGCTGGCGCAGGCCTGGATTCACCAACTGCGTGGAACGCACAGCGAAATCCCGCCGCTCGTGCTCAGCGCGACACGTCTGGCCGCCAGCAACCACGCGCTTTCCGAGGCTGACAGATCTGCAATCGACCTGGAGATCGAACTCCTCGGAGCGATCAATCCACCACCGGGAGTAGATAGTTCGTACCTCCAATCGATCGGTCAGCGAGCCTGGAAATCCATGGTCGATCGCAATCGCATGGGAGCCGTCTATGCGTTCTATTACGTGTTGCTCGGAGCTGTTGATGAGAACAGATTCGACGATGCCAGTCTTGAGTTCGAGACAATTTCCAACGGGATTTCCGGGCACGATAGCTTCTTCTCGAAACGAGCCGACATCTGGGCACTGACGTTTGCTGCCGTCCTGCGCCTCTGGCATGGCGAGCTCGACGACGCGTGGAGCCATGGGCAGCGGCTTCTTGCAACATCCACCGATCTTGGATTGTCACGGTCGACCGCAGAAGCGCACACGTTGCTCGGTTCGGTCAGTTTGCAGCGTAACGAGCTCGAAGAGGCTGCTCAGCACTTTGGGGTGACGGTCGACGAACCGGCAACAGGTATCCTCTACAAGCGCGAGGCGCTCTACGATTTGGCGCGCATCGCCACCATGCTGGGCGACGATGCTGAGGCGGACCGGATCGTTTCTCGACTCTTCGATCTTCACTATTCGGTGAAATGGATGTTTGGCATTCCGGCCGTTCGGGCGCTTCAGGCCGAGGTGGCGCTGCTTCGCGGAGATCGAAAAACAGCCATTGCCTGGGCAGAATCGGCAGCGGTCGACGCCGAGCAAGATGGTCTGGCGTCCGTGGTGGTGCCCGCGTTGATCAAGGCGCGCATACTCGTGTCCGAACCGATGCGGTCAACTGGCAACCTCAGGGAGGCGGACGAACTGCTGGCCGTACTTGCCAGGCGATTGGCGACGCAGCACGTGCATCGGCTCTGGATTGCCGTCCGCACGTTGCAAGCGGTCGTGCTCGACTTGACTGGAGCCAATCTGAAAGCGCTCCGTCTGCTGGATGACACGATTGCGGCAGCCAAGGGGCACATCCGGCCGTTCCTGGATCAGAGTCCGCACGTATCGGCATTGCTCGAGCAACTGGTGCAACGAGATGGGCGATCGGGCATGCGCGCGGTGCTGCTGGATGCAAGCCGCGCCGACGCGAACCGCCGATCCATCACACGCCCCCCTGATCTCCCGGCGCCCGCCAGCATCCGTCCGTATGAGGGTGTCGAGGAGCTCTCGGCGCGGGAACAAGAGGTTCTTGAATTTCTCGCCGCGCGGTACTCGAACAAAGAGATCGCCCATGAACTCGGAATCTCACCGCTGACGGTGAAACGGCATACGATCAACCTCTATGCGAAGCTCGGTGTGAGCGGGCGTCGCGAAGCGGTGCGGGCCTACTACCGCTCGAGCTGA